One Siniperca chuatsi isolate FFG_IHB_CAS linkage group LG1, ASM2008510v1, whole genome shotgun sequence genomic window, GGCagataatataaatatacaatatggtgtgaaaaagtgtttgcccccttcctgatatatttttttgcatgtttgtcacacttaaatgtttcagatcatcaaacaaatttaaatatttgtcaaagataacaagtaaacacaaaatgcagtttttaaatgaagattgttattattaagggtcACTGTAACAATAATATAGATATAACTAACAGCAAAAAGTTGTTTTCTGGTTATGGTTTAATTTCTATGCCAATTTGAAGACGAAAATGGGGAAAGCACACGTTGTAAAACAAGTTGAACACAGCTTTGGACAAAGGTTACGCGGACCGTGGAGATCACGCTTAGCTGTGGTAAAGTGCAGTACATAAATATCACAAATCCGTTTTTCTGTTCTGgttttaaaagggaaaaacaaaaaaatgatgcACTTGTTTTTCCGATTTGGttttgaaacagaaaaacaaagaacaaaccATACACGGATTAGTATATTCTGTATGCCTTCATCTTTGACAtgcattaaataaaatgatcttATAGTGTCTTTAAGTCTAGTCTAGCCTAATTTTCCAAGCTTTAGAAATAAAACTAGGCCATACTTTGccactttaacttttttttcgTTTTCATCAAACGAAAATTCCGAATTTGTGTTCTGCATTCTTACAAAAGGTGCACGCAGGTTATCATATAAAGTAGCCTACAGTAAAACTAAGTgcaatttattttcatcatctccCAGGTTACAGAACAAATACACTCTGCCTTCCTCACTTAGACTACCAGAATTTTTAGGATACCTCTTCTCAGGTGGACATAGGGCACAAGTTATGACATTCTAATGTTAGCATGACTGTATTGTGCAAATTAAAAGTAGTAACTTACATTTGTACAAAACTAACGTAACTCACCCTCCATTGTGGAAAACTCGTAAACGTGCACTACTAAGTCCTGCAAAAGCATCCCCATCTAGGTAAAATACAACGTTTTTAGGGAGTCCCATAGTACAGAATAAATGGAGCATCTTTTGGAGACTGCAAAACTCCTGGTAATTAAGTGCTCTTGATCGGATGAGATGAATAGTTTTCACCATGGTACTCATCACATCACCCACCTAGGCAGCTCTGGTGCAGACTGTTTCCTGTGACTGGTATTCCCATATGGTGATAGACAGTATATACACTAAGaactgcattttaatattgtctGCGGGccaaatacaattttaaaataaccaATGGCAACATAGATTCAGGTGTCTGGCTGCACATTGCTTGCAGGCCGTAGTTTGGACAGCCCTACTTTAAATGAAAGTACAAATGGTGCTTGACTAAGCCAGTTCCGTAGATGAAGACTCTTTGGTCCAGCCTCTGAAATGAACATTTCTCTTGCAGCAAATGCGTACTCGCAGCTTAAATGGTTTTTAGTAACTATGGCAATTGTTATGTTTTGGAAGGAGCCGTTAACTAAAGTGGTTTCACATCTCAAAGTCAGGCCAATAGGGGTGCTAGTGGAAAGGTAATGGGGAAGACTTTGGGAAGAAGACAGCAGCAGAACAAATTCCTGcagcctatttttttttttaattctgtacCATAGGGTAGTGAGTGGGCAGGCTAAGGGGACATATTTTGGTGGTCTActagaaaatgtttacatgctttAATGTTCATCCAACGCATTATTTCTCTTGCACTGTCCATTGTTGCAGCAACACTATTCACCCTTTGTGTGAAACAGTCCAATTTAGCTCCTGTCACTTTAAGGCCCCGCTCCTGCCCGGCTCCCATAGGCCTAAACAGGCACTGCCCACCAACTCcaaaaaaaagagcatttttcCAGGGTTTTTCCTGGATTTTGTTTTAGACAAAGGTGGCAAAAGCTGGAGAATGCATGTGGCATGCAGAGTTCATAGTTTGTGCGTGCACTTTTGTGCCgtacaaaacaaatcacaaaagtGTGCATAGGGATTTAAATATTATACCAACAAAACGATGgaacaaaaagatgaaaaacaaaggCTGCGAAAAATGGATGTTTATTTTAGCACAGGaatcaacatttatttatttatttttaaactcaGATTAATCTTTCTGTACATTTCACCCTCCTGGCtatttttcagataaaaatgtctaACAAGATCCTTTCAATCAAGTGTGTCTTGGGGTGGTCCATTCACTGCCACATGTAGGTAGACATCTTTgagtctgttcctgagttaaatggtaaatggactgtactgtagagctgctcatcaaagtaactaatcattcacacaccgaaggcacggcccttgggagcaatttggggttcaacatcttgcccaaggacacttcgacatgtgatcgaaccgctgaccttccgattggtggacgacccgctctaccactaagccacagtcaccctAGTTACTGTTCTAGTCTAAAGATGTTAAAATAGTctaatatacagtggtgtgaaaaagtgtttgcccccttcctgatttctttttttttttttgcatgtttgtcacacttaaatgtttcagatcgaacaaatttaaatattagtcaaagataacaagtaaacacaaaaatgtagtttttaaatgaaggttgttattattaagggaaaacaaaatccaaacctactgTGTAAAAAATCGATTgcccccacctgttaaaacataacaagttcaatttctctagccacacccaggcctgattactgccacacctgttctcaatcaagaaatcacttaaataggacctgcctgacaaagtgaagtagaccaaaagatcttcaaaagctagacatcgtgccgagatccaaagaaattcaggaacaaatgagaaagaaagtaattgagatctatcagtctagaaaaggttataaagccatttctaaagcttttggactccagcgaaccacagtgagaaccattatccacaaatggcaaaaacatggaacagtcgtgaaccttcccaggagtggctggccgaccaaaattaccccaacaGTGCAACGACGGCTCATctaagaggtcacaaaagaccccacaacatctaaagaactgcaggcctcacttgcctcagttaaggtcagtgttcatgactccaccataagaaagagactgggcaaaaatggcctgcattgcagagttccaagacgaaaaccactgctgagcgaaaagaacattaaggcttgtctcatttttgccactaaacatcttgatgatccccaagacttttgggaaaatactctgtggactgacgagacaaaagatgaactttttggaaggtgtgtcccattacatctgccgtaaaagtaacacctcatttcagaaaaagaacatcacaccaacagtaaaatatggtggtggtagcgtgatggtctggggctgttttgctgcttcaggaccttgAAGAATTGCTGTGATatatggaaccatgaattctgctatctaccaaaaactcctgaaggagaatgtccggccatctgttcgtgacctcaaactgaagcgaacttgggttctgcagcaggacaatgatccaaaacataccAGCAAGTCCActtctgaatggctgaagaacaaaatgaagactttggagcggactaatatttaaatttgtttgatgatctgaaacatttaagtgtgacaaacatgcaaaagaataagaaatcaggaagggggcaaacactttttcacaccactgtagtctgtcacctctctttcctcctctgtcctaggccttttattaaaaaactCTATTATCTTCATTTTAATTctggaaattaaatttaaagttaTTGCATTATTTTAGACATACATGACAAACAACTGTTTATTTCTAGGGCTGGTTATCATTGGATTGGTTAAACAGATGAAACTGGAATTTCTTCTATTCTAAAATGATCTGTCAAGTAACAACACTCAAAAAGTAGGCTACTGAGGTTTGATATTCAGtcctatttatttatgtaacttAAGTTAACCTAGCTTTcattataaacacacatttgtttacCTCACAAATGATGGCAATTTATTGCTTACCTTGGTCTTGTTGAAGTTGTAAATGTGTCATTCCCCCATTGCCTCCACACTCAAGTGTCATGGGCAACTTGTGCGTGCATGGTATAAGCGCATCACAGATGTTTTTGATAAAAGGCaaacattttggcaaaataaaacaaacaaaaaatcctTCGCGTTTTTGTCGGACAGGGAAAACCCTCTTTTCCCAGTCTTCCACATCAGCTCCGCCAGCTGTTTTGCAGCCAGTTACACATTTCCTTGACATTTCCCTCAGATAAATAGACATTTATATATCTCATATAACGTTTGTTTAGTAGCATCAACTCTCTTAACCACATACATGAACTCCTTTGACAGTTCTCTTTACAGGTACATGTGGGGAATGTGCTACAGAGGTCTCTAAAGTAGAAAGCACTTGTGTGGAGATACCAGATGTAACGTGTTAGCAGTAATGTTACTGTTGGAGCTTTTCACTTCTGttgacgtgctgcggtaagcgtattgtcttaTTTCCGTCACCAGCGTTTGAGcgttactagtagcgtatttttgcatcaaatttaatttaattttgttcgattctttattatagtgaccaactatctgctatacatttagaCGTCCACTAGTTCTGCATGCTATTCAGTTtagctagctaccgttctttagcttagcagctagcaatggcttctctctctctctcctgctcggtgtgtcaaatgtttagctattcctctgcctcctttagtgataatggtacatgtaataaatgtagcttatttgtagcattggaggcgaggcttagtgaattggaaatgtGGTTccacaccatgggaactcaatcattagctgctgtagtgagccagcccccagtagctggTGAGGTCCGACCAGAgatagctcctgttagccgtctcccGGCAGCTCCCGAGcagaaaccagggaggctgggtgactgtccgaaagAAGCATAGCcttaagcagaagcccacggttcaccaccaacctgttcacgtttccaacaagttctccccactcagcgacacaccagctgagaaaccaactctgattattggcagctccattttgagaaacgtgaagttagtgacaccagcgaccatagtcaaatgtattcctggggctaGAGCAGCCAACGTTGAaccctatttaaaactgctggctaaggataaacgtaaatacagtaagttattcacgtcggcggtGGCGACTCCCGATTACACCAgtcagaggtcactaaagttaatgttgactcggtgtgtacatatgcaaagacaatgtcggactctgtagttttctctgggtccctgccaaacctgatcagtgatgacatgtttagctgcatgtcttcattctgctgctggctgtcgaggtaGTATACAAACGATGTGGTGtacaaacgatgtgggctttgtagataattcaattttatttatatagcgccaattcataacagttatgagcgcagtgttctagtggggtaataaggtattgtGAGCTctttaacactagaacggccacgacggtcattttgaccgttttgaaatttatatgtgcaataactttgttgaataaaaatatacaatccTGCTGGTAcgtgacttttcctaaaagtgtctgtatttttatttacaatgggtttcatataaattacacaaaagaaaaagaaaatatgatcatttttacctatttcagCCATAtgcggtcattttgaccgcaCTGAATTTcgcgctattctattgttctatttttCGCGCGCTTTGTTATACAAATAGGAACTATTGTCAAAGAAACATCGCTAGCGGTCTCTAGTGCTATTAGCATATGCTAATTTGCttataaatacaaattattagaCTAAATTGGCTATCAgtacaataatttaagaaattgaGTAATTGCCTAGGTTGGAGTTTATAAGGAGCctttagaaaatgtctgaaatgaatgaaagaatgaagagaaagatgacCGCTGCCATGGCCTTGGAGATGCTTCAGAACTTGGACAGCGATGACTCTGACGCAGGGGATCTATCGGAGGTGGAAAGTGACAGCGACATTTCCTTtgtgcaagaaaacacttcgtCCTCATCGGAGAGTGATTCAGAGTCCATACCGAGGAAAAAGAGGCGGCTACTTTCATCGGAGACTAGGGATCCAGATGTTCCGTTCACGGCTGACGTTCCAGGTGAGCTGCCCTGCGCTCCGCTATGCACCACTGTCCTGTCTTGTGCTGCCCTGCGCTAGTTATAGCCTTGGCTATTCACtagttatttttatcattatgctattattattattattattattattattatgtcctAGGCCTTCCCGAACCAGTACCTGCTCTTGAGCCAACTGGAGTGCTCAGCCCGCCCTTGGAGTCATCTCGGCCGGAGGCCGCTGTGGAAAAGGGGAAGGATGGGACGGTGTGGACGGTCCTTCAGTCAACTGAACGTCCAGGGAGAAGGCAGAGCCAAAATGTCCTGACTGAAGCTGCTGGCCCCACAGCGCACGCGAAGCGCAACATCGGAGATGCGCtcacggccttcttgtgtgtgtttgatgatggcatgctgaaacacatcagggactgcactgtggctgaggcacatcagcaccgtgGTGACAGCTCATGGGACCTGACAGTGGCTGAACTGAAGGCCTTCATAGCGCTGCTATATATCCGTGGAGCACAGGGAGCAAAAAACATGGAGTTGGGCAGCCTTTGGTCGGAAAAATGGGGCTTCCCGTTTTTCAAGGAAACCATGTCCAGAAATCGCTTCAGGGAGATAATGAAATTCCTGCGGTTCGACAAAAAAGAGACCCGACGTGTGCGTCTGCAGGATGACAAATTTGCCCTGGTATCGGCCACTTGGAATAAGTTTGTTCAGAACAGCATAGCCTGCTACAAGCCCGGTGCCAACATAACCATCGATGAGCAGCTGTTCCCCACCAAGGCCCAGTGCAGATTTATCCAGTACATGGGAAATAAGCCTGATAAATTTGGAATAAAATTTTGGTTGGCTGCGGATGTCAACTCAAAATATATGCTGAACGGGGCTCCATatctgggaaaagaggagacgcggagcagaggtcagctcgtgggagagagtgtggtgCTGAGACTGGTGGAGCCATTcctggggaagggaagaaatattactacagataatttcttcacttctctcaaACTAGCCAccgccttacaggccaagaagaccagcctggttggcaccctggggaaaacGAAGCGTGAGTTGCCCCCCTCCGCAAAAGAGCAAgcggagctgttcagcacaaaggTGCTAAAATGTGCAGATGCGAcgctcaccatctaccagggaaagccgaggaagaatgtgtgcattctgagctccgtgcacacaagcgtgggcatTACCGATGGGCCGAAGGCAAAGCCGGAGTCGGTAACATACTATAATAACACCAAATATGGCGTGGACGTACTGGATCAGATGGCAAGGGCATACTCTGTGAAAGGCGGTACGCGTAGATGGCCAGTGGCTGTCTTCTATAACATCCTCGACCTGGCTGGAATCAATGCCCACATCCTCTTCAAGGAGTGCACCAGCAGCAAGATAGCCCGGAGGAAGTTCATGCAGCAACTGGCAGAGGAGCTGAGAGCGGAGTTCATGGAGGGAAAGGGGGCAGCATGGCAGTTGGCACAAGGTCCcagtcagcagcagaagcaaCCACCGCAGCAGACACCAAAACGGAGGCAGTGCCAGGTTCGGAgaagctgcaaacaaaataaaacacacgaCACCTGCTGCAAATGCCGCAAACCTGTGTGTGGAAATTGTGCACGGAGAACAGAGGTCACTTGCGTTGACTGTGAAGCTTAAATAGCCAAGCACGCTATTGATGTAAttagttaatataaaattagtAGCCTAATCCTTTTATGGTTCTAAACTTCGTTCGTGGCTCTTTTTTAACGTTAGATCTGCTCGTTTCCAGCTTTTccgattattttctgtgttataaatgtgttataaatgttaaaacaaactttttcagaatcaaatagATCCTTTTAATTGTTATTATCTTGTTCTGAGTTATGCTGAATAAATACGGAAAAATACTGGTGTGAATTTAGCGTATGCACGATAATTACGGTTTACTGTATGCGATGatgtgaatattgataaatgtataattaaactttttaaatgtacattttggtgttatttggttttttaaaagatatcctaacacatcaaatgcattaatctcccatttagGTATTTATCACTAGAGAATATAGAGTTTGGTatctagcggtcaaaatgaccgcttACGGCAATTCTAGTAGTtgtggaattctggcacttctagtgttaagatacaatggtgccagaccattaagagctttgtagatgaggagaaggattttaaattctattctggattttacagggagccagtgcagagaagctaatattggagaaatatgatctcttttcctagttcttgtcagttcacgtgccgcagcattctggatcaactggagagtcttaagggacttatttgagcagcctgataataaggaattgcaatagtccaaggACGCCATTAGGCTaaaactcttactctagatgtctgatagttctgtagctaaatttaaggaagcgatctcatctgcatttaattcaatgctatgtctcaataacaggactcctatgcaaatcacagcccctcccaaattgtcCATCTTGATGATAGTGTTGCAGGCTCATTGTGAATGACACTCAATTCTATCACCCCTCAAACAAAGATGATAAGATGGTTAGcaccatggtataacccccaaacctgcaaattaaagcaaacatggcgatccaaagtgggatgaataccgtctctcctaatcagaccaggtcttccccagaaagtctgcaaatcataaaaaaataaaataaaaacaggtttcTTTTcggcactgtagccaggctgacacaGAATCACAGCtgtattgagccatgtattcctatagcccccAGTAGCAACAACttcaaattttattattaaagaagctcatgaactatttgagaaaaaaaaattcatcacgtcctgccctcaccCAGTACCAATTTATCTTTGAACACGACCTGATAtgtattttgactgctttgcttctatcaaccttcttcaactaacgtcaacgattaattcatctaagtcatcaacctgtctctcagaccccattccaacaaggctgcttaaagacgttttacccttagcacttctttactggatatgatcaatatgtctttattaacaggctgtgtaccacagtcctttacagtagctgtaattaaatctCTTAAAAatcccactcttgatccaggggttttagccaactatagacctatatctaaccttccctttctcttgAAGAGCCT contains:
- the LOC122872116 gene encoding piggyBac transposable element-derived protein 4-like isoform X1; this encodes MPKSQMNRGQAEEGLLALLMRRSSSTMRMKRKMTAAMALEMLQNLDSDDSDAGDLSEVESDSDISFVQENTSSSSESDSESIPRKKRRLLSSETRDPDVPFTADVPGLPEPVPALEPTGVLSPPLESSRPEAAVEKGKDGTVWTVLQSTERPGRRQSQNVLTEAAGPTAHAKRNIGDALTAFLCVFDDGMLKHIRDCTVAEAHQHRGDSSWDLTVAELKAFIALLYIRGAQGAKNMELGSLWSEKWGFPFFKETMSRNRFREIMKFLRFDKKETRRVRLQDDKFALVSATWNKFVQNSIACYKPGANITIDEQLFPTKAQCRFIQYMGNKPDKFGIKFWLAADVNSKYMLNGAPYLGKEETRSRGQLVGESVVLRLVEPFLGKGRNITTDNFFTSLKLATALQAKKTSLVGTLGKTKRELPPSAKEQAELFSTKVLKCADATLTIYQGKPRKNVCILSSVHTSVGITDGPKAKPESVTYYNNTKYGVDVLDQMARAYSVKGGTRRWPVAVFYNILDLAGINAHILFKECTSSKIARRKFMQQLAEELRAEFMEGKGAAWQLAQGPSQQQKQPPQQTPKRRQCQVRRSCKQNKTHDTCCKCRKPVCGNCARRTEVTCVDCEA
- the LOC122872116 gene encoding piggyBac transposable element-derived protein 4-like isoform X2; the encoded protein is MAAGVGGVTTRRRSRRMKRKMTAAMALEMLQNLDSDDSDAGDLSEVESDSDISFVQENTSSSSESDSESIPRKKRRLLSSETRDPDVPFTADVPGLPEPVPALEPTGVLSPPLESSRPEAAVEKGKDGTVWTVLQSTERPGRRQSQNVLTEAAGPTAHAKRNIGDALTAFLCVFDDGMLKHIRDCTVAEAHQHRGDSSWDLTVAELKAFIALLYIRGAQGAKNMELGSLWSEKWGFPFFKETMSRNRFREIMKFLRFDKKETRRVRLQDDKFALVSATWNKFVQNSIACYKPGANITIDEQLFPTKAQCRFIQYMGNKPDKFGIKFWLAADVNSKYMLNGAPYLGKEETRSRGQLVGESVVLRLVEPFLGKGRNITTDNFFTSLKLATALQAKKTSLVGTLGKTKRELPPSAKEQAELFSTKVLKCADATLTIYQGKPRKNVCILSSVHTSVGITDGPKAKPESVTYYNNTKYGVDVLDQMARAYSVKGGTRRWPVAVFYNILDLAGINAHILFKECTSSKIARRKFMQQLAEELRAEFMEGKGAAWQLAQGPSQQQKQPPQQTPKRRQCQVRRSCKQNKTHDTCCKCRKPVCGNCARRTEVTCVDCEA